One Glutamicibacter mishrai genomic window carries:
- a CDS encoding DUF6716 putative glycosyltransferase — protein MKPSVLAIADSDSYLKLATSFLHRLGPEWDRKVYLARTPVMPTEQQISAAFEGTDLDPEMLEVIHLSQLEAHSVQEDIIFASATGPVVAEIYSRMLRTEPVDARRTALISALPGVAYPATQKGWNYRRAGDAFICHSHAEARDFSFMTEYHAGHQPTIMVSKLPFLNCTGFPPAQEKLINRLVFAPQAKVPETAEQRESILLALEKASKMNPGLEVMIKLRAKAGEPQTHLEAHPYDSLFSQLQAQNKISPESRIQFDTGSMSEALIPGSALVTVSSTAALESIDRGLPTMVLSDFGVNRQMINTVFVASGIIGDLDDVVALNFGEPSKAWLRENYFHRMDRSFFQSLEILAQRANSGKLRTDPETLAFIRRQPLRHRLRTALPSPLVKVLLKMRRGYRQSRGRSARSMS, from the coding sequence ATGAAACCCTCAGTTCTTGCAATCGCCGATTCAGATTCCTATCTGAAGCTGGCCACAAGTTTTTTGCACCGGCTGGGTCCGGAATGGGACCGCAAGGTGTATTTGGCGCGCACTCCGGTGATGCCCACTGAACAGCAGATTTCAGCGGCCTTCGAAGGGACCGATCTGGACCCTGAGATGCTCGAGGTCATCCATCTCTCGCAGTTGGAGGCTCATTCCGTCCAGGAAGACATCATCTTCGCTTCGGCCACAGGACCAGTTGTCGCCGAGATCTACTCGCGGATGCTGCGTACCGAACCGGTTGATGCGCGCCGTACGGCGTTGATTTCTGCCTTGCCCGGTGTTGCCTACCCTGCCACGCAGAAGGGCTGGAATTATCGCCGTGCAGGCGATGCTTTCATCTGCCATTCGCACGCCGAGGCTCGGGATTTCTCGTTCATGACCGAATACCACGCCGGACACCAGCCGACCATCATGGTCAGCAAGCTGCCTTTCCTGAATTGCACGGGGTTCCCTCCTGCTCAAGAGAAGCTGATCAACCGATTGGTATTCGCGCCGCAGGCGAAGGTCCCGGAGACTGCCGAGCAGCGCGAATCGATTCTGCTGGCGTTGGAAAAGGCCAGCAAGATGAATCCCGGGCTGGAAGTCATGATCAAGCTGCGGGCCAAAGCCGGCGAGCCTCAGACCCATCTGGAGGCTCATCCCTATGACAGCCTCTTCTCCCAGCTTCAGGCGCAAAACAAGATCAGCCCCGAGTCACGCATTCAATTCGATACCGGGTCGATGAGCGAAGCGCTCATTCCCGGCAGCGCCCTGGTGACCGTCTCCTCCACAGCGGCATTGGAATCCATAGACCGCGGCCTGCCCACCATGGTGCTCTCCGATTTCGGCGTGAACCGGCAAATGATCAATACCGTTTTTGTCGCCTCCGGGATCATCGGCGACCTGGATGATGTCGTGGCATTGAACTTTGGCGAGCCCAGCAAAGCGTGGCTGCGCGAGAACTACTTTCACCGCATGGATCGCAGCTTCTTTCAATCCTTGGAGATCCTTGCCCAAAGAGCTAACTCCGGCAAGCTGCGCACCGATCCCGAAACCCTGGCTTTCATCCGACGACAGCCGCTGCGCCATCGACTGCGGACCGCGCTTCCCTCGCCACTGGTGAAGGTGCTGTTGAAAATGCGCCGAGGCTACCGCCAATCACGCGGACGCAGCGCAAGATCCATGTCATGA
- a CDS encoding protein jag yields MTATENIDAPELEAQIDDEQEVLDEGEVAADYLEELLDIADLDGDIDIEIRGGRTYISIVTEDENTSLDSLVGENGEILDALQELTRLAVLTATGERSRLILDIAGYRADRAEQLKKLAEDAIASARETGEKVHLEPMSAYERKLVHDVIAEAGLHSESEGESTRRHIVISVVDS; encoded by the coding sequence ATGACTGCAACTGAGAATATCGACGCACCCGAGCTTGAAGCTCAGATCGACGATGAGCAAGAGGTACTAGACGAGGGCGAAGTCGCTGCAGACTACCTTGAAGAGCTTCTTGATATTGCCGATCTCGACGGCGACATCGACATCGAAATCCGCGGTGGACGCACCTACATCTCCATCGTGACCGAGGATGAAAACACCTCCTTGGATAGCCTGGTGGGCGAGAACGGTGAGATCCTGGACGCGCTTCAGGAGCTGACCCGACTGGCAGTCCTTACTGCCACCGGTGAGCGTTCACGCTTGATCCTGGACATCGCAGGCTACCGCGCAGACCGTGCCGAGCAGCTCAAAAAGCTGGCCGAGGACGCCATTGCCAGTGCCCGCGAGACCGGTGAAAAAGTCCATTTGGAACCAATGAGCGCCTACGAGCGCAAGCTCGTGCACGACGTGATCGCCGAAGCAGGACTGCATTCGGAATCCGAAGGCGAATCAACTCGACGCCATATCGTTATCTCGGTAGTGGACAGCTAA
- a CDS encoding CCA tRNA nucleotidyltransferase, translated as MHALPSPDALRQILPSVIFDLADRFVTAGHELSLVGGPVRDLYLGRVSPDLDFTTSARPEETIKVISGWADNIWDVGREFGTIALKKGEHTLEVTTYRADAYDKESRKPIVAFGDNLHDDLFRRDFTMNSMALRLPDLELVDPFDGVSSLKDQSIRTPGAPDISFSDDPLRMMRAARFASQLQIEVSAEVRKAMSEMTERIDIISAERVRDELVKLINGADPRAGINLLVETGLADKVLPEVSALRLEIDEHHRHKDVYQHSLTVLEQAIGLETDQDGPVPGPNFVLRFAALMHDIGKPATRKFEPSGAVSFRHHDMVGSKLVKARMRTLRFDKETTKAVARLVELHMRFYGYGDAGWTDSAVRRYVTDAGDLLEHLHRLTRSDVTTRNRKKADRLAFAYDDLEARIAQIAEQEELKSIRPDLDGQQIMALLGIKPGPVVGRAYNFLLELRLDEGPLGEEAAVEQLRAWWKEQPEAQEAITGE; from the coding sequence ATGCATGCACTTCCCTCACCTGACGCATTGCGTCAAATCCTGCCCTCGGTCATTTTCGACTTGGCCGACCGCTTTGTCACGGCAGGCCATGAGCTGTCCCTGGTGGGTGGACCGGTTCGAGATCTGTACCTGGGTCGAGTATCTCCCGACCTCGACTTCACCACGAGCGCGCGTCCCGAGGAAACCATCAAGGTGATCTCTGGCTGGGCTGACAATATCTGGGATGTGGGACGAGAGTTCGGCACCATTGCCCTGAAAAAGGGTGAGCACACCCTAGAGGTCACGACCTATCGCGCTGATGCCTATGACAAGGAATCGCGGAAGCCTATCGTCGCCTTCGGCGATAATCTGCACGATGACCTGTTCCGCCGCGACTTCACCATGAACTCCATGGCCCTGAGGTTGCCGGACCTTGAACTTGTTGACCCCTTCGATGGCGTCTCATCGCTGAAGGACCAGTCCATTCGCACCCCGGGTGCCCCTGACATTTCCTTCTCTGATGACCCCTTGCGCATGATGCGCGCCGCGCGATTCGCTTCTCAGCTGCAAATCGAAGTGAGCGCCGAAGTGCGCAAGGCCATGAGCGAAATGACCGAGCGCATCGATATCATCTCCGCAGAACGCGTGCGCGATGAACTGGTGAAGCTGATCAACGGCGCTGACCCCCGTGCCGGAATCAACCTGCTTGTCGAAACCGGCTTGGCCGACAAGGTGCTTCCCGAGGTTTCCGCCCTGCGTCTTGAAATTGACGAGCACCATAGGCATAAGGATGTCTACCAGCATTCGCTCACCGTGCTCGAGCAGGCAATCGGGCTGGAAACCGATCAGGACGGTCCGGTTCCAGGACCGAACTTCGTGCTGCGCTTTGCCGCGTTGATGCACGATATCGGCAAGCCCGCGACTCGCAAATTCGAACCGAGCGGAGCGGTGTCCTTCCGCCACCACGACATGGTCGGCTCCAAGCTGGTCAAAGCGCGGATGCGCACCTTGCGCTTCGACAAGGAAACCACCAAAGCGGTAGCCCGCCTTGTGGAATTGCATATGCGCTTCTACGGCTATGGCGATGCCGGATGGACTGATTCGGCCGTTCGCCGCTATGTCACCGATGCCGGGGACTTGCTCGAGCATCTTCACCGGCTGACGCGTTCGGATGTCACGACCCGCAATCGCAAGAAGGCTGACCGGCTGGCCTTTGCCTACGATGACCTCGAGGCACGTATTGCCCAGATCGCGGAACAGGAAGAACTCAAGTCCATCCGCCCGGACCTGGACGGCCAGCAGATCATGGCGCTTCTGGGAATCAAGCCAGGTCCTGTGGTCGGCCGCGCGTATAACTTCCTGCTCGAGCTCCGCCTGGATGAGGGTCCGCTCGGTGAAGAAGCCGCTGTAGAGCAGCTTCGAGCCTGGTGGAAGGAACAGCCCGAGGCCCAGGAAGCGATTACCGGAGAGTAA
- the rsmG gene encoding 16S rRNA (guanine(527)-N(7))-methyltransferase RsmG has protein sequence MTEDLSLTAEETLAAEKIFGDRLDLAKRYVQHLATSGIERGLLGPREVPRLWSRHVLNCAVIESVMERDVEVADVGSGAGLPGLCLAIARPDLKLTLIEPLERRCIWLSEVIDDLGLDNVTVMRGRAEQMVDAVNARYVTARAVSALTNLAGLTIPLLHGQGELIAIKGRSAAEEIDKASKAIRKLGGKETEVLTVGEDFLAEPTTVVRIKVG, from the coding sequence ATGACTGAGGATCTCAGCCTTACTGCAGAAGAGACCCTGGCCGCCGAGAAGATCTTCGGTGACCGCCTGGATCTAGCCAAGCGCTACGTTCAGCATCTGGCTACCTCAGGCATTGAACGCGGGCTGCTCGGTCCTCGTGAAGTTCCACGCTTGTGGTCGCGTCACGTGCTCAACTGCGCGGTCATCGAGTCTGTCATGGAGCGTGACGTCGAGGTAGCCGACGTAGGCTCTGGAGCGGGCCTGCCAGGCCTCTGCCTGGCCATCGCGCGTCCGGATCTGAAGCTCACCCTTATCGAGCCCTTGGAACGCCGCTGCATCTGGCTCTCCGAGGTTATCGATGACCTCGGCTTGGATAACGTGACCGTCATGCGCGGACGCGCGGAGCAGATGGTCGATGCCGTAAATGCTCGCTACGTCACCGCACGCGCTGTATCGGCATTGACCAACCTGGCTGGCCTTACCATCCCACTGCTGCACGGTCAGGGCGAGCTTATCGCCATCAAGGGCCGTTCGGCTGCTGAAGAGATCGACAAGGCCTCGAAGGCCATTCGCAAGCTCGGGGGCAAAGAAACTGAAGTCTTGACTGTCGGTGAAGATTTCCTCGCGGAGCCTACTACGGTGGTTCGCATTAAGGTTGGCTAG
- a CDS encoding inositol-3-phosphate synthase: MPDNPIRVAIVGVGNCATSLIQGVEYYRNADVQSTVPGLMHVQFGQYHVGDVQFVAAFDVDAKKVGLDLSDAILASENNTIKIADVPTTGVTVQRGHTLDGLGKYYRETIEESDAEPVDIVQSLKDNKVDVLVCYLPVGSEEAAKYYAQCAIDAGVAFVNALPVFIAGTPEWAEKFTDAGVPIVGDDIKSQIGATITHRVMAKLFEDRGVVLDRTYQLNVGGNMDFKNMLERDRLESKKISKTQAVTSNTSAKLAADDVHIGPSDYVAWLDDRKWAFVRLEGRNFGDAPVNLEYKLEVWDSPNSAGVIIDAVRAAKIALDRGIGGPILSASSYFMKSPPEQYDDETARAKVEAFIRGDVER; the protein is encoded by the coding sequence GTGCCAGATAATCCGATTCGCGTTGCCATCGTTGGCGTAGGCAACTGCGCCACTTCCCTGATCCAGGGTGTTGAGTACTACCGAAACGCTGATGTTCAGTCCACTGTTCCGGGGCTCATGCATGTTCAGTTCGGCCAGTACCATGTTGGCGACGTGCAGTTCGTTGCCGCCTTCGACGTTGATGCCAAGAAGGTCGGCCTTGATCTTTCGGACGCCATTTTGGCCAGCGAAAACAACACCATCAAGATCGCCGACGTTCCGACCACGGGCGTAACGGTCCAGCGCGGACACACCCTCGATGGGCTGGGCAAGTACTACCGCGAGACCATCGAAGAATCTGATGCTGAGCCGGTGGACATCGTCCAGTCCCTCAAGGACAACAAAGTTGATGTCCTGGTCTGCTACCTGCCGGTTGGTTCAGAAGAAGCCGCTAAGTACTACGCCCAGTGCGCCATCGATGCCGGCGTCGCTTTTGTTAATGCGCTTCCGGTCTTCATCGCTGGCACTCCCGAATGGGCCGAGAAGTTCACTGATGCTGGTGTGCCTATCGTCGGCGACGACATCAAGAGCCAGATCGGCGCAACCATCACGCACCGAGTCATGGCCAAGCTGTTCGAAGACCGCGGAGTGGTGCTGGATCGCACCTATCAGTTGAACGTGGGCGGCAACATGGACTTCAAAAACATGCTTGAGCGCGATCGCTTGGAATCAAAGAAGATCTCCAAGACGCAGGCTGTCACCTCCAATACCTCGGCAAAGCTGGCCGCCGATGATGTCCATATCGGCCCGAGCGACTACGTTGCCTGGCTTGATGACCGCAAGTGGGCTTTCGTGCGCCTTGAAGGTCGCAACTTCGGAGATGCTCCGGTGAATCTGGAGTACAAACTGGAGGTCTGGGATTCCCCGAACTCTGCCGGGGTGATCATCGATGCTGTACGCGCTGCCAAGATCGCACTGGATCGAGGCATCGGCGGTCCGATCCTGTCGGCATCGAGCTACTTCATGAAGTCGCCGCCGGAGCAGTACGACGATGAAACTGCACGCGCGAAGGTGGAAGCCTTCATCCGCGGCGACGTGGAGCGCTAG
- the trxB gene encoding thioredoxin-disulfide reductase — MTSAQNDEIRDVIIVGSGPSGYTAAIYTARANLKPLVIAGSVTAGGELMNTTDVENFPGFPEGIMGPDLMDNMQKQAERFGAEILFDDVTAMDLTGEIKTLSLADGTTFRARSVIVSTGSAYRELGLEDEKRLSGHGVSWCATCDGFFFREQNIAVIGGGDSAMEEALFLTKFASKVTVVHRRSELRASKIMADRALAHEKIDFVWDSEVVGINGEDKVQSIALKNLVNGEESTLDVTGIFVAIGNDPRVDLVKDQLELTSEGTIAVEGRTSKTSLPGVFAAGDVIDSTYRQAITAAASGCAAAQDVEHYLANVNESVTTV, encoded by the coding sequence GTGACTTCAGCACAGAACGACGAAATCCGCGACGTAATCATCGTCGGCTCCGGCCCGTCGGGTTATACCGCTGCGATTTACACCGCGCGTGCGAACCTGAAACCACTGGTCATCGCCGGTTCGGTCACCGCTGGCGGCGAACTGATGAACACCACGGATGTGGAAAACTTCCCAGGGTTCCCAGAGGGAATCATGGGCCCAGACCTGATGGACAACATGCAGAAGCAGGCCGAGCGCTTCGGCGCTGAGATCCTCTTCGATGATGTCACTGCGATGGACCTCACAGGCGAGATCAAGACCCTCTCGCTGGCCGACGGCACCACCTTCCGTGCCCGCAGCGTGATCGTCTCCACCGGCTCCGCATACCGCGAACTGGGCCTGGAAGACGAGAAGCGCCTCTCCGGCCACGGCGTCTCCTGGTGCGCAACCTGCGATGGTTTCTTCTTCCGCGAGCAGAACATTGCCGTGATCGGCGGTGGCGACTCCGCTATGGAGGAAGCACTGTTCCTGACCAAGTTCGCTTCCAAAGTCACCGTGGTGCACCGCCGCAGCGAGCTTCGTGCATCGAAGATCATGGCCGACCGCGCCCTGGCTCACGAGAAGATCGACTTCGTGTGGGACTCCGAGGTAGTCGGCATCAACGGCGAGGACAAGGTTCAGAGCATCGCCCTGAAGAACCTCGTCAACGGCGAAGAGAGCACCTTGGATGTGACCGGCATCTTCGTAGCCATCGGTAATGATCCACGTGTAGATCTCGTCAAGGATCAGCTTGAACTGACTTCCGAAGGCACCATTGCCGTCGAAGGACGTACTTCGAAGACTTCGCTGCCCGGCGTATTCGCCGCCGGCGACGTCATCGATTCCACCTACCGCCAGGCAATCACCGCAGCCGCTTCGGGCTGCGCCGCTGCACAGGATGTGGAGCACTACCTGGCTAACGTCAACGAATCCGTAACAACCGTCTAA
- a CDS encoding ParA family protein encodes MGFTNSRGGVLPVSKTKSSSDSAFDFSDSSSPLATQIASEHRRREALEARTVPAPEKTRYFTISNQKGGVGKTTTTVNLAAALAKGGLNVLVIDIDPQGNASTALGIEHHSEVDSIYDVLINDLPLSDVVATCPDLPTLQVAPATIHLAGAEIELVSLVAREQRLQRALDDYARTRQCEGLPRLDYVFIDCPPSLGLLTVNAFVAAREVLIPIQCEYYALEGLSQLLKNIEMIQKHLNSKLTVSTILLTMYDGRTKLAAQVANEVREHFPEQVLNAVIPRSVRISEAPSYQQTVITYDPNSTGALSYTEAAYEMAERGA; translated from the coding sequence ATGGGTTTCACTAATTCACGAGGAGGAGTTTTACCTGTGTCCAAGACTAAGAGCTCGTCGGATAGTGCTTTTGACTTCAGTGACTCGTCCTCGCCACTGGCTACGCAGATAGCTAGCGAACATCGTCGTCGCGAAGCTTTGGAGGCCCGAACGGTGCCAGCTCCCGAGAAGACCCGCTATTTCACAATTTCAAACCAAAAGGGTGGCGTCGGTAAGACGACCACCACCGTCAACTTGGCAGCCGCGCTGGCCAAGGGCGGCTTGAACGTTTTGGTTATCGATATTGATCCGCAGGGCAATGCATCTACTGCTTTGGGCATTGAGCATCATTCCGAAGTCGATAGCATCTACGACGTGCTTATCAACGATCTTCCGTTGTCTGATGTTGTTGCAACTTGCCCAGACCTGCCAACGCTCCAGGTTGCGCCGGCTACCATCCACCTGGCTGGTGCCGAGATCGAACTTGTCTCTCTGGTGGCTCGTGAGCAGCGACTGCAGCGTGCACTTGATGATTATGCGCGTACACGCCAGTGCGAAGGTCTGCCACGTCTGGACTACGTTTTCATCGACTGCCCACCAAGCCTTGGCCTTCTCACCGTCAATGCCTTTGTCGCAGCCCGTGAGGTTCTGATTCCGATTCAGTGTGAGTACTACGCCCTCGAGGGCTTGAGCCAACTCCTGAAGAATATCGAGATGATTCAGAAGCACCTGAACTCAAAGCTTACGGTTTCCACAATCCTGCTGACGATGTACGACGGACGGACCAAGCTGGCAGCCCAGGTCGCAAATGAGGTACGTGAGCACTTCCCTGAGCAGGTGCTCAACGCTGTCATTCCTCGATCGGTACGCATCTCTGAAGCTCCAAGTTACCAGCAGACTGTGATTACCTATGATCCGAACTCGACCGGAGCTCTTTCATACACTGAAGCAGCCTATGAAATGGCCGAACGCGGAGCATAG
- a CDS encoding ParB/RepB/Spo0J family partition protein, with the protein MAEKKRGLGRGLGALISSSPVTEAAEDTVDVSRETAKPEVKQSTSKPKAARPVDMFFEPGRKSAAPKPAASTSKSTKRPRATMPGLNTTLGSKPAVEDKPETKPTEPVKPAKSSTPQDSKATSETDNATGLVEVPGAQFAELDVKLIHPNRKQPRTNFDQEHMDELIHSIREIGLLQPIVVRPSREADDAPYELVMGERRWRATQAAGLETIPAIIRDTQDTDLLRDALLENLHRSQLNPLEEAAAYQQLLEEFNCTQEVLSDRIGRSRSQISNTIRLMKLPPLVQRRVAAGVLSAGHARALLGLSNNEAIEQLAQRIINEGLSVRATEEAVALSDDKPKKPAKKTRETQRNERLDFLATSLADRLDTNVKIQLGSRKGKVSIEFASVEDLNRIMQVIDPNMMQ; encoded by the coding sequence ATGGCAGAGAAGAAGCGTGGGCTAGGCCGGGGGCTGGGTGCTCTGATCTCGAGTTCACCGGTTACCGAGGCAGCAGAAGATACTGTCGATGTTTCACGTGAAACAGCTAAGCCAGAAGTTAAGCAAAGTACCTCAAAGCCTAAAGCTGCCCGACCTGTGGACATGTTCTTCGAACCAGGGCGTAAGTCCGCAGCACCGAAGCCAGCTGCGTCCACAAGCAAGTCGACGAAGCGTCCTCGAGCAACAATGCCCGGCCTCAATACAACCCTTGGCTCAAAGCCTGCAGTAGAGGATAAGCCAGAAACCAAGCCGACTGAGCCAGTTAAACCTGCCAAGAGTTCAACGCCTCAGGACAGTAAAGCTACCTCAGAGACTGATAACGCAACGGGTTTGGTAGAAGTACCCGGTGCGCAGTTCGCCGAGCTTGACGTCAAGCTGATTCATCCGAACCGGAAGCAGCCACGTACCAATTTCGACCAGGAGCATATGGATGAACTCATCCACTCCATTCGAGAAATTGGATTGCTGCAGCCAATTGTTGTTCGGCCATCACGCGAGGCCGATGATGCACCATATGAACTCGTCATGGGTGAACGTCGTTGGCGCGCGACCCAGGCCGCTGGTCTCGAAACGATCCCTGCGATCATTCGCGATACGCAGGATACCGACCTTCTGCGTGATGCTCTTCTTGAGAATCTGCACCGCTCGCAGCTGAACCCACTCGAAGAAGCAGCCGCTTATCAGCAGCTTCTTGAAGAATTCAACTGTACTCAAGAGGTACTTTCCGACCGGATCGGCCGTTCAAGGTCTCAAATCTCGAATACGATTCGTCTCATGAAGCTCCCACCTCTGGTGCAGCGTCGTGTCGCGGCCGGTGTTCTATCGGCAGGACACGCTCGAGCTCTGTTGGGACTGTCTAATAACGAAGCTATCGAGCAGTTGGCTCAGCGAATCATTAATGAAGGACTTTCAGTACGCGCGACCGAAGAGGCCGTAGCTCTTAGCGACGATAAGCCGAAGAAGCCCGCAAAGAAGACCAGAGAGACTCAACGAAATGAGAGACTCGACTTCCTGGCGACATCTTTGGCAGATCGCTTGGATACGAATGTAAAGATTCAGCTTGGTTCCCGAAAGGGCAAAGTAAGCATCGAGTTCGCTTCCGTTGAGGACCTCAACAGGATCATGCAGGTCATTGATCCCAATATGATGCAGTAA
- the murJ gene encoding murein biosynthesis integral membrane protein MurJ encodes MTQVPNSSAGSDQQPMTGAMDLVAEPPVELHHQQGRSRSKIYALMASGTLVSRLLGFVRTALLAMAIGSVTSVADIFEKANVIPTIIYMLLAGGVFNVVLIPQLIKASKAKDRGASYTSKLISLTVVVMGILTLILTLGARPLITALTNNWSEPMIVLGTAFAYWSLPQIFFYGLYAVLGQVLNANGRFAAFMWAPAINNIIQLVVIGAFIVTFGAYTSGDPMQDWSSLKTMWLAGGATLGIVMQSLVLFWPLKKVGLKLTLDFGWRGMGLRHVGKLAIWTLAAMVIGNLSSLLYSKIVSGATAARAQMPAEQAASVAGEYALNTSQLITVLPHSLFALTVATVLFNDFARAFAEKRVNDVGQLLNRGMRSTAIPIVFCTIVFIVLAGPLGRLFAGSSENAAQAAGALGQLLVLTSLGLPFKSLQFFMLRVFYAEEDTRTPMLIQTATAALGLVLAFSAAALVDPMHIAAAIAFIYGLTNVLGCIGTHYLVKRRYGSYGVTSVIDTYVRVGWMATIAGAVGSLVLWLLGGFSFGFAYSSLINAIISIILVAGTMGVVYIGLLHKTKVPELDGFLGPILRRIPGFKR; translated from the coding sequence ATGACTCAGGTTCCTAATTCATCTGCCGGCTCCGATCAGCAGCCAATGACCGGGGCCATGGACTTAGTCGCCGAACCTCCTGTGGAGCTGCATCATCAGCAAGGCAGGTCCCGCTCCAAGATTTATGCCCTGATGGCCTCGGGCACCCTCGTATCGCGACTGCTCGGATTCGTCCGCACCGCGCTGCTGGCCATGGCCATCGGCTCGGTCACCTCGGTGGCCGACATCTTTGAAAAAGCCAACGTCATCCCGACGATCATCTACATGCTGCTGGCCGGCGGCGTGTTCAACGTGGTGCTCATTCCCCAGCTGATCAAGGCCTCCAAGGCCAAGGACCGAGGGGCTTCCTACACCTCGAAGCTGATCTCGCTGACCGTGGTGGTGATGGGCATCCTGACCCTGATCCTCACCCTGGGCGCGCGGCCGCTGATCACGGCGCTGACCAATAACTGGTCTGAACCGATGATCGTGCTCGGCACCGCTTTCGCCTACTGGTCGCTGCCGCAGATCTTCTTCTACGGGCTCTACGCGGTGCTCGGCCAGGTGTTGAATGCCAACGGCCGATTCGCCGCCTTCATGTGGGCCCCGGCGATCAACAACATCATCCAGCTGGTGGTTATTGGCGCGTTCATCGTGACCTTCGGTGCCTATACCTCGGGCGATCCGATGCAGGACTGGAGCTCGCTGAAAACCATGTGGCTGGCCGGCGGAGCCACCCTGGGCATCGTGATGCAGTCCCTGGTGCTGTTCTGGCCGCTGAAGAAGGTCGGGCTCAAGCTCACCCTCGACTTCGGCTGGCGCGGCATGGGCCTGCGCCACGTGGGCAAGCTGGCGATCTGGACCCTGGCCGCCATGGTCATCGGCAACCTCTCCTCGCTGCTGTACTCCAAGATCGTCTCCGGGGCGACCGCAGCACGCGCCCAGATGCCAGCCGAGCAGGCCGCCTCGGTGGCCGGCGAATACGCGCTGAACACTTCGCAGCTGATCACCGTCCTGCCGCACTCCCTGTTCGCCTTGACGGTGGCCACGGTGCTGTTCAACGACTTCGCCCGGGCCTTCGCCGAGAAGCGCGTCAACGATGTCGGCCAGCTGCTGAACCGCGGCATGCGATCCACCGCGATCCCGATCGTATTCTGCACCATCGTATTCATCGTGCTCGCCGGACCTTTGGGCCGCCTCTTTGCCGGTTCATCCGAAAATGCCGCACAGGCCGCCGGTGCGCTGGGCCAGCTGCTGGTGCTGACGTCTTTGGGCCTGCCATTCAAGTCCCTGCAGTTCTTCATGCTGCGCGTGTTCTACGCCGAAGAAGATACCCGCACCCCGATGCTGATCCAGACCGCCACCGCGGCCCTGGGCCTGGTCTTGGCCTTCTCCGCCGCCGCGCTGGTCGATCCGATGCACATCGCCGCGGCCATCGCCTTCATCTACGGGCTGACCAACGTGCTGGGCTGCATCGGCACCCATTACCTGGTCAAGCGCCGCTACGGCAGCTATGGCGTCACCTCGGTGATCGATACCTACGTCCGCGTGGGCTGGATGGCGACCATCGCCGGTGCCGTCGGTAGCCTCGTGCTCTGGCTGCTGGGCGGATTCAGCTTCGGCTTCGCCTACAGTTCGCTGATCAACGCCATCATTTCGATCATTCTGGTCGCCGGAACCATGGGCGTGGTCTACATCGGTTTGCTGCACAAAACCAAGGTCCCGGAGCTCGATGGCTTCCTCGGCCCGATCCTTCGTCGGATCCCAGGATTCAAGCGCTGA
- the trxA gene encoding thioredoxin, which translates to MSNAKAVTEATFQSEVLDAEKPVIVDFWAEWCGPCRQLGPVLDQIAEEHAAKVDVVKVNVDENQGIAAKYGITSIPAVYVFKGGEHVATSIGAKPKAVIEKDFADYL; encoded by the coding sequence ATGAGCAACGCAAAAGCAGTAACTGAAGCAACCTTCCAGAGCGAAGTTCTGGATGCCGAAAAGCCAGTCATCGTCGATTTCTGGGCAGAGTGGTGCGGTCCTTGCCGTCAGCTTGGTCCAGTTCTGGATCAGATCGCTGAAGAGCACGCTGCCAAGGTAGACGTCGTCAAGGTCAACGTTGACGAGAACCAGGGCATCGCCGCCAAGTACGGCATCACCAGCATCCCAGCTGTTTACGTCTTCAAGGGTGGCGAGCACGTTGCCACTTCGATCGGTGCCAAGCCAAAGGCTGTCATCGAGAAGGACTTCGCAGATTACCTGTAA
- a CDS encoding NUDIX domain-containing protein produces the protein MNRPIPSAPKRTPLTASMARAQATGGHTSLPTVEEVSSGGIVIDFNAPQLPVAIIARYNRGGRLEWCLPKGHPEGVESNEEAAIREIEEETGIAGRILAPLGSVDYWFTVTNYRVHKTVHHFLLEATGGHLTIENDPDHEAVDVAWVPLDSLGKRLSFPNERRIADLAREVLTKHDSGS, from the coding sequence ATGAACCGACCGATCCCGTCTGCCCCAAAGCGCACTCCATTGACTGCGTCAATGGCTCGCGCGCAGGCAACTGGCGGTCATACAAGCTTGCCAACAGTGGAAGAAGTCTCTTCCGGCGGCATCGTCATCGACTTCAATGCCCCGCAGCTTCCGGTAGCGATTATCGCCCGGTACAACCGCGGCGGCCGCCTGGAATGGTGCCTGCCCAAAGGGCATCCCGAGGGCGTGGAATCCAATGAGGAAGCGGCGATCCGCGAAATCGAGGAGGAAACCGGCATCGCCGGCCGCATCCTCGCGCCGCTGGGTTCGGTCGACTACTGGTTCACCGTGACAAACTACCGAGTGCACAAAACCGTGCACCATTTCCTGCTGGAAGCTACCGGCGGGCATTTGACGATCGAGAACGATCCCGATCACGAAGCCGTCGATGTTGCCTGGGTCCCCCTGGATTCCCTCGGCAAACGCCTGTCCTTCCCCAATGAGCGCCGGATCGCTGATCTGGCACGCGAGGTTCTAACAAAGCATGACTCAGGTTCCTAA